The segment ATTGCCATAACTTTATCAGGACAAGTTTTTAATAGGTTCGGCAACCGCGCCTCTTCCTCTCTTGTCACACTACAAAGATACAACACCCGAAAATCGCCGTGTGGATCAATGTGGATCAGTGTGGATGAATGTGGACGAAAAGGGATCAAATGGGATGAATGTGGATCAATGTGGATGAAATAGGGGGAAGTTTTTGGGAAAATGGCCGATTAGAGCAGACAAAAAAACGGCGTTCTTCATTATGATTATGCGAAGTAGAGGCGCAGCGCTGCTGCGCCTCGGGTGTTGGGTTATGATTAGATGGTGGATGATGGGAGAAAAATTAATGTAAAAAAATAGCAAAACTAAGAGTTTTGGAAATGAATAAACTCTTGTTTTGCTATCTTATTATCTACAAACGCAAGATTAATAATCCCGCATCAATTCTTCTTTTAAAGGTTCGCATAAAATCCGATATAATATTCTTTTGTGTTCAGGAATATCTTCTTCTGTTAAACTAAACAACAACAGATAAGATTCTGGAATCTGCAAGGATTCACAGATTTTGTTTATTGTTTCTTTTCCCGGGAAAGATTTACCTGACTCAATATTTCTCATCTCACTAACCTCTAATTTAAATTAGTCACTATTTTTGGGTAAAAAGAAAATAATATAATACCCTGAAACAGCGTTTTAGTAGGTTTGTAAAAAATGATATTGATAACTCTTTATTAATAAAAGAATTATGATTTTTTGAAAGATTGAAAACTAATCTTTGTTCTACTCTACTTATACTGTCTATTTTAGAGTATTTAAAAAAAATCTTGATCATAATAATACAATTAAGAATTAATAATATTTTTATAAATTCTCCTGTTATAGACTCTAATGATGGATTAATAACCACCTAGAGCATAGAATCTTATATTATTGTGATCATCATCAGAATTGGAAGAGTATATGTAGTATCTAGCGGATCTTAATATTTTTTCTATAAAGTCTACTGTATTATTTCTATTTACAGTACAAGTGATTTTGGCTACATAATAATCACTATGAGTGATTTCTAAAAGTAAATTTTCTTCTTCGCTAAATCTACTTGTGAAAGTTTTTAAAATATCGTCAGCATTATATACAAGTTTATCAATGGGCGATACTTTTTCAAGTAGATTGTAAAGGCTATTCTTTAGCTTATCATTTTTGGGTTTATCACATGCCAGGCAAACATGTTCTAATAAATCATTGAAATTGTCATGTAAACTAAGAATGCCCGTTTGTGTTTTCTTTTTAATAGTACTCCTAAATACTTGTTCGATCTTTATTTCATCAATATCAGACCAACTACAAGAAGTACTTCGAACGTCTCCTTTCTTTCTAAAGAGTTTAACAAAATGATTAAAATCATATCGTTCTTTTAGGGATAAACTGCTAATATTGCGTAGAGAACTGAGAAAATAACTACGCATTTTGCGAATATAAGCTTTCACAAATACTTTCAGCCTTTTTTCATCTATACAAAGGCTGGAAGGATCTTCATTATCATTGAATCCATTAACTCTTAGCAGGGAAGTTAATGCACACATAGGAACATTCATGACTTCTTGTACTATCTTTAAAGAAGTCATGAATGCTTGATTACTATCCTCGCATGATAATGAAATAATATTTTTCTTTTTTCTTTTGTTCATATTATACAAAGATACACTATCTTTTTAACATGGCAAATATGGTGCAATTAAAACTTGAACTCTATCCGAAAATATTCTAATACCGTTACTTATATTCCCTTACTTCAATCATTACTACTCTCACGAAATCCCAAAAAACCGCTCAAAGAATGCAGAGAGTTTTCCGATAACTGTTGCTTTCTTCTTTTCTCGGCCACCGCCGAAACGGGAAACGGGCGGCAAGATTTTATCCAAGTCGGTGCCGGTTGTTCGGAAATGCTCGTTACTGTAAGATATTATTTGTATGATAGCTATCATCTTATTTAAATTCAAGCTATTGATATACAACCCAAAGAATTCCTGGCTTGCAGTTTTATTTTACCTCTGCTTGCAAAATACCTATAAATTCTCCGACAATTCTAAATTCGTCTGCATTTTCTTCATCGATGATGATCGGAGAATAGTCTGGATTTTTAGGATGCAGAACAATTTCCTCGTGACTCCAGTTTCCTTGCGCATCATAAGTTTTTTTACTGGTATACGTCTTAATAGAATAACTGCCTGTATAATCCGGATCATAATAGTTGTGGTGTTCCGCAAGGACAATCTTTCCTTGTCGGCTACCTGCCGGATTAGCTCTAAAGACGCAATAATCACCATCATGAATTAGTGGCTCCATGGAATGTCCTACTGCTTGCACGATAAACATATTACGGTTAAGTTTTCCCATTCCTTCCACTTTCATCCAGCCGCTTTCTTCAACCATTTCACCTTCTCCGAAATAACCACAGGCTGCCCGAATTGAATATAAGGGTAAAAAGTCGATGTATTTAACTTCGTCATTGACTTCAGGTTCAATTCGTATTTCAGGAACTGGCGCTTGTTGCGGCTCGAGTTGGGCTGCAAGATATTCTGCCAGCGGCTTGTCGCAGCAATAAACGTAACAGCCTTTCATTCCTCGTGTGAGCAATGTCCGGTATGTGTTTTTTATAATCTCATCAGCATCCTGCAAGGCTTTGTCCTTGTTTTTGGCGATAAGAGACTTGAATCCTTTTACTGACTGATCATTGCCAGAGCGTTTAGTAACATCCGTAACGATTTGTCCGTTTTCATAACGCATATCCGGTCCGATAATTACACCCACATAATCTAATTCCAGACCTTGGCATGTATGTATACAGCCTATTTCTTCGATAGAATTATTTCCTATGATCCATAGATTTTTGTCGGTATTCAGATTCCAGCGCTTTTTGAAATTGAACTTCGGTATGATGATATCGTAATCATTGGGATCTTTTTTACTATTCCAATCCCAGCAATAGCCGGCAACAACACGCGCTTTATTGTTGATTTTATTCTTTTCCTTAATCGTCTCAAAAAGCTGGTTAGGATCAGAAAATATGCGGAAGTCATAATCATCAGCCGCTAATCGGATGTTGGCTGTTTCTTTGATTTGTAACGTATTGTCGAGCCAGCTTAAATAGCCGTCTGAACCGTTGCATCGGAATTGAGAACTTAACTTGGCTGTGTGTACAACAGCACCACACGATTCTGCGAATCTTTGAATGGCAGCTTTCGATCCTATATCTTTAATATGAACCCTTTGACGATCATCAATGAAGAAAACAGAAAAACGGGAAGCTTGTATAATTTCAATAATCTGGTTTTCACCTAAATTACTGTACAGACCGCTTTTCATGTTCAGTCTGTGAGCCTCGTCAACAATCAGCGCTCCAAAGGTATCTGGTGGCGTTTCGATGAAACTGCCACTTCCCACAAACAAGTTATTGATGTAACTTTTCTTGAAACTCCCTGATAGTTTGGCGGTGTAAACATCTCGCGGGGCAGCATTCTTGGATACATATTGGGCAACGGCTCCCTCTTTGGTCAATTCAACCAGAAGATTGACGGCAACGACACTTTTCCCTGTGCCAGGACCACCTTCTACAATGAAAACTTGTTTGCGGCCTTTTGCCGCTTCGCGAGCCAGACTTAATGCGGTTTCGTATACGACCTTTTGATCATCCAGCAATACGAATTCTCTATTCCCATGAAGCATAGAACTTAATGCGTCAGCCAATTGCTTAGACGGACGTAGTTTCCCTTTATCAATCAGCCACACGATATCTTCTTTCGAACCATATCTGATGTGCTGCTTGATAAATTCCTGTAATTTCCCTGCATCCGACTTTAGAAAGAGTGGTGCTTTCGTAATATATTCTGCATAACAATCATTGGAAATGATATGATCTTCCTGATAGTTATGTAAAAAGGCACAAGGGAAAAGCTGAATGCCTTGCTCACGTACGGTTTCGTTATAGTTTTGAAGCATGTAAGCATACGACCAGGCCTGATAAGAAGGATGTGCTGTTTCACTTTCGCCGTGTTGGAAACGTGTCTGTATGATGCCGGATTTCTGAGAAAGTTTGGCTTGTTCCCATTGCTTTAATTCAATAATGATCATGTTGGAATGTTGATTCTCGTCCGCTCCGGAAATGATAAAGTCAATTCGCTTGGAAGTAAGCGGTATCTGATACTCGATGGCAATTGTCGAAGTATCAGGAATATCTGGTGTGTCGATAACTTTATACATATGCATCATGGAGTTTTTCCATGATGATTTTTCATTGGGCGAAGTATGCCTTCCCAAATGAAGTAAAAAAGCATGATCGATGTCATCCGCAATGGTATTATTGAAGACATCTTTAATGAATCCTTTCTTACTGGCGTGGTATACGATCATAATTCAGTGTATTTTTTTGCGTTGCCTTTGGATTTGTCAACAGGATATTTTTCCGCGTTTTTAGCTAATTTCGATAATATGATTTCTTTGATGTCTAAATTGTATTTGTCGGCAATCAAGAATGCATAATTCAGAATATCAGCTAATTCTTCCTTAACCTTATCAATATTTACATCTTCCGGTTGCTTCCATAGAAAAGCCTCGTTTAACTCTGAAGCCTCAATGGATAAAGCCAAAGCCAAATCTTTTCCGTTATGAAACTGATCCCAGTCTCTGTCATGGGTAAACTGTACGATCTGTTCCATAATTTCTTTTATATCTGATTTTTGTGACATCATTCTATATCTCTTTTTGTGAATCTACACAAAGATAGGTTGACTTTATTGAATTTCAAAACCGGTAAGGAAATAAACTTTTGTGCATATATGTATTTACATTGGTTTATTTTGTTATCCGCCAGTTCTCCCAATACCGCCAGTAGGAGGCGCAGCAGCGCTGCGCCTCTACAGTCATGTTCTATCATTAATTTTCAATTGTCCATTTTCAATTGCATCACGCCTCTACAGTCATTTTCATTATCGCTGTTTATAGGCATTCATCTCATGCTGAGTGCCTTTTGCCAATTCTACCATTTTGCTGACGTTAGCAAAATGGTAGGCAATTCTCATCCTTCAAACGGCAGGCGCACCAATGAATTGAAATACTGTTTCAATAGCCATTCCTGGGCTTTGAGTTTGATCATGGCCTGGCGGTAATCTTCGCTGACGTGCAGGTTGTTTTGTGGCCGCCAACGGGAAAACTGCGCCATCGCACTGAGCTTTTCTTCCAGGCTGTTGCGGATAAAACCGCGGCTTTGCAGTTCTTGATACAAGATGCTGGCAAATGGGATTTCCAAGTCCGGGCGGCTCTTGTATTCGTGAAACCGCTTGATGATCAGTCGGTTCATGCTCTGCTCGTTGTATTCGCGGCTCACCGCCGGCAAGGCTTTGACTTCTTTTTCCTGCTCCATCTGCTTGATCATCTGATAGCGCAAGTCGCTGGTTTTGTAGGCTTTCAGCCATTTGCAAAATGTGCGCAGATTGACGCCTGTATAATCGCCGTACTCGCCTTTGGCGCCCAGTTCGAAACAGATAACGATTTCGCCACGATGCAAATACGGATATGATTCTCTTAAATCCGAACAAAGTTTAGCTGCCAATACACTAATATCCTTTTCATCGTAGGTCAGGTAACCGACTATGATGTAACATTGTATAATCTGAGCACTTGCAAAGTCTGTTAGATCTTTGGGCATAATATCAGTAATGCGGGGCGTTTGAAACGCCATCCGCATCTTGTTGGTAAATATATCTAAATTCATAACGGGTTTTGTTGCATTAATTGATAAGCCATTTCAGAAGCACGTTCGGCAACAGCCATCGCTTCTTCTATTTTGGATGTTTTTTGTGTTGTTCGCGGCGCGGAACATTTGTTTTCTATCATAGCAGCTTTTGCGCCGGTCAGGATTTGCAAATCGGTTTCCCAATTGTTATATCGCCACCAGCCAAAAAGTCCGGACTGGTAATCTTTTTTTGTCTGAATAGTATTTTCGCTGGATCGCAAAATAACGTAATCATCGAAGCATTTCATAATTTGATAAGCGTTATTGAGTATCAAAATACCTTTTCCGCTGTATCGAACCAGTGTAGCGCACCAATCTTCATCATTCAGCATTTCCATCTTCCACTGATCCCATTCGGCTT is part of the Parabacteroides sp. AD58 genome and harbors:
- a CDS encoding nucleotide pyrophosphohydrolase; translation: MMSQKSDIKEIMEQIVQFTHDRDWDQFHNGKDLALALSIEASELNEAFLWKQPEDVNIDKVKEELADILNYAFLIADKYNLDIKEIILSKLAKNAEKYPVDKSKGNAKKYTEL
- a CDS encoding DNA/RNA helicase domain-containing protein; the protein is MIVYHASKKGFIKDVFNNTIADDIDHAFLLHLGRHTSPNEKSSWKNSMMHMYKVIDTPDIPDTSTIAIEYQIPLTSKRIDFIISGADENQHSNMIIIELKQWEQAKLSQKSGIIQTRFQHGESETAHPSYQAWSYAYMLQNYNETVREQGIQLFPCAFLHNYQEDHIISNDCYAEYITKAPLFLKSDAGKLQEFIKQHIRYGSKEDIVWLIDKGKLRPSKQLADALSSMLHGNREFVLLDDQKVVYETALSLAREAAKGRKQVFIVEGGPGTGKSVVAVNLLVELTKEGAVAQYVSKNAAPRDVYTAKLSGSFKKSYINNLFVGSGSFIETPPDTFGALIVDEAHRLNMKSGLYSNLGENQIIEIIQASRFSVFFIDDRQRVHIKDIGSKAAIQRFAESCGAVVHTAKLSSQFRCNGSDGYLSWLDNTLQIKETANIRLAADDYDFRIFSDPNQLFETIKEKNKINNKARVVAGYCWDWNSKKDPNDYDIIIPKFNFKKRWNLNTDKNLWIIGNNSIEEIGCIHTCQGLELDYVGVIIGPDMRYENGQIVTDVTKRSGNDQSVKGFKSLIAKNKDKALQDADEIIKNTYRTLLTRGMKGCYVYCCDKPLAEYLAAQLEPQQAPVPEIRIEPEVNDEVKYIDFLPLYSIRAACGYFGEGEMVEESGWMKVEGMGKLNRNMFIVQAVGHSMEPLIHDGDYCVFRANPAGSRQGKIVLAEHHNYYDPDYTGSYSIKTYTSKKTYDAQGNWSHEEIVLHPKNPDYSPIIIDEENADEFRIVGEFIGILQAEVK